The Penicillium digitatum chromosome 6, complete sequence genome has a window encoding:
- a CDS encoding Glucose oxidase, putative — protein sequence MRFLGLLSGFVVVATALPERQLDLQSSLLTDPTKVAGTTFDYVIAGGGLTGLTVAARLTENPNITVLVIERGFYESNIGPIIEDLNHYGDIFGTSVDQAFETIPLAIHNRTEIIRSGKGLGGSTLVNGGSWTRPHKAQVDSWEGVFGMEGWNWDSLLPYMKKIEAARPPNAEQIAAGHNFDPSCHGTDGTVHVGPRDTGENFSPMIKSLMNTVEKSGVPVQKDLGCGVPHGISMFPNDLHEDQTRSDAAREWLLPNYQRSNLKVLTGQMVGKVLFDTTTSTPKAVGVNFGTHEKVNFDVHARREVLLAAGSAVSPQILEHSGIGLKDVLDNVGVEQLVDLPVGLNLQDQTTTTVHSNINSLGAGQGQAAYFATFNETFGDQAPRAHDLLNTKLEEWATDVVSRGGFHNATALLVQYENYRDWLVNEDISFAEIFIDTAGKLSMDLWDLIPFTRGYVHILDSDPYLGRFAYDPQFFLNELDLLGQAAASKLAREISNTGEMTKYFNGEALPGNNLAYNATLDQWVDYVKQNFRPNYHGVGTCSMMAKALGGVVDAAARVYDVEGLRVIDGSIPPTQVSSHVMTVFYGMAQKISEAILADYHATLN from the coding sequence ATGAGGTTTCTCGGGCTTCTGTCAGGATTCGTTGTCGTGGCCACGGCCCTTCCAGAGAGGCAATTAGACCTGCAGTCGAGCCTGCTCACCGACCCAACAAAGGTTGCCGGTACAACCTTTGACTATGTCATTGCTGGTGGAGGTTTGACTGGCCTGACTGTCGCAGCACGTCTCACGGAGAACCCCAACATCACAGTCCTCGTCATCGAGAGAGGCTTCTACGAATCGAACATCGGTCCTATCATTGAAGATCTCAACCACTATGGTGATATCTTTGGTACCTCCGTCGATCAAGCCTTCGAAACGATTCCACTTGCCATTCACAACCGCACGGAGATTATTCGATCAGGCAAAGGACTGGGAGGGTCAACCTTGGTCAATGGAGGTTCCTGGACACGTCCACACAAGGCACAGGTTGATTCCTGGGAAGGTGTGTTTGGAATGGAAGGATGGAACTGGGACAGTCTGCTCCCCTACATGAAGAAAATTGAGGCCGCTCGTCCACCGAATGCCGAGCAGATTGCTGCTGGGCATAACTTTGATCCTTCCTGCCATGGCACGGACGGAACCGTCCATGTCGGCCCCCGAGACACCGGAGAGAACTTCTCACCCATGATCAAAAGTCTTATGAATACTGTGGAAAAGTCCGGTGTTCCCGTTCAAAAGGATCTGGGCTGCGGCGTCCCTCACGGTATATCGATGTTCCCCAACGATTTACACGAAGATCAAACTCGATCCGACGCCGCCCGCGAGTGGCTTCTTCCTAACTACCAGCGATCCAATCTGAAGGTCTTGACTGGTCAAATGGTTGGGAAGGTTTTATTCGAcaccacaacctccaccCCGAAAGCTGTTGGTGTCAACTTCGGCACCCATGAAAAAGTCAATTTTGATGTCCATGCTCGTCGTGAGGTACTTCTAGCGGCTGGATCCGCTGTCTCTCCACAGATTCTTGAGCATTCTGGTATTGGCTTGAAGGATGTTCTCGACAACGTCGGCGTTGAACAGCTCGTTGATCTGCCCGTCGGTCTTAATCTCCAAGATCAAACTACCACGACAGTTCACTCTAACATCAACTCCCTTGGTGCGGGCCAGGGCCAGGCTGCCTATTTTGCCACCTTCAATGAAACCTTCGGAGACCAGGCACCTCGCGCTCACGACCTCCTAAACACCAAACTTGAAGAGTGGGCCACAGACGTTGTCTCCCGTGGTGGCTTCCACAACGCAACCGCGCTCCTGGTACAATACGAGAATTACCGCGACTGGCTGGTTAATGAAGACATTTCTTTCGCTGAAATTTTCATTGATACCGCTGGCAAGCTGAGCATGGATCTGTGGGACCTGATTCCTTTCACCCGTGGATACGTGCACATCCTAGATAGTGACCCCTATCTCGGTCGCTTTGCATATGACCCTCAATTTTTCCTAAATGAGCTTGATCTGCTCGGTCAGGCGGCAGCCTCCAAGTTGGCTCGTGAGATTTCTAACACTGGCGAAATGACGAAGTATTTCAACGGCGAGGCCCTTCCCGGAAATAACCTGGCATACAACGCCACTCTTGATCAGTGGGTGGACTATGTCAAGCAGAATTTCCGTCCCAACTATCACGGGGTTGGCACTTGTTCCATGATGGCGAAAGCACTTGGCGGCGTCGTGGACGCCGCTGCTCGTGTCTATGACGTTGAAGGTCTGCGTGTAATTGACGGCTCAATTCCTCCAACTCAGGTGTCCTCTCATGTGATGACCGTTTTTTACGGAATGGCTCAGAAGATCTCGGAAGCTATTCTTGCCGACTATCACGCTACCCTGAATTGA
- a CDS encoding PAF acetylhydrolase family protein codes for MTSIFAPTICEVDLKKIDYLPPATAAYYSDLYGAYGLPNGSIQSISFQACPEPPKEQYLHFPVVLFSPALGTTRLFYNALAQAVASAGYVVVSIDHPYDTEFLEFPDGSVITAANISDAQVPLDVKTRARDVSFVLDQLSTKAGMAALLPGAGAVGLKTRDVAMYGHSVGGAATAEAMHLDRRIVAGVNLDGSMFGPVVQHGLRGPFLLFGHENKTQTTDPTWKEFWSNVRGWKLELELAKAQHYTFSDLPFLLKLLGLPIQKMPAIQTMVGTLDGLKAFEIVHRTIVAFLGFGLRQTSPASLQEVILEYPEVSAIAR; via the coding sequence ATGACTTCCATATTTGCTCCAACCATCTGCGAAGTCGATCTCAAGAAGATCGATTACCTGCCCCCCGCAACAGCCGCATACTACTCAGACCTCTACGGTGCATACGGACTTCCCAATGGGTCTATTCAATCCATCTCTTTTCAGGCATGCCCAGAGCCCCCAAAAGAGCAATATCTCCACTTTCCTGTTGTGCTCTTTTCGCCTGCTCTCGGCACTACACGGCTGTTCTACAATGCCCTTGCACAGGCTGTGGCTAGTGCCGGGTACGTCGTGGTGTCTATTGACCACCCCTATGATACAGAGTTCCTGGAGTTCCCTGACGGAAGCGTCATTACTGCCGCGAACATCAGTGATGCGCAGGTTCCACTGGATGTCAAGACGCGAGCGCGAGATGTGTCTTTCGTCTTGGATCAGCTGAGCACAAAGGCTGGTATGGCAGCTCTACTCCCTGGAGCAGGAGCGGTGGGGTTAAAGACCCGAGATGTCGCGATGTACGGTCACTCTGTCGGGGGTGCGGCCACGGCTGAAGCCATGCATTTGGACCGACGGATTGTGGCCGGAGTGAACCTCGACGGGTCAATGTTTGGACCGGTGGTTCAACACGGACTTCGTGGTCCATTCCTCTTGTTCGGTCACGAAAATAAGACCCAGACAACAGACCCAACGTGGAAAGAGTTTTGGTCAAATGTGCGGGGGTGGAAATTAGAGCTGGAACTGGCCAAGGCTCAACATTACACCTTCTCTGACTTGCCGTTCCTGTTGAAGCTTCTGGGTCTACCTATTCAAAAGATGCCGGCCATCCAAACGATGGTTGGAACTTTGGATGGGCTCAAGGCATTTGAAATTGTTCACCGAACCATCGTTGCCTTTTTGGGGTTTGGGCTTCGTCAAACTTCACCCGCTTCACTTCAAGAGGTCATTTTAGAGTATCCGGAAGTGTCGGCCATTGCGCGGTAA
- a CDS encoding Cytochrome cd1-nitrite reductase-like, C-terminal heme d1, translating into MRLVLLSPVLFGAASVATKIYAASYSGTVTTLSPQKSNGSYELSIVAQTKDCGISPSWLTLDADHNLMLCLNEAIGGSNGSLTSFRVNPNGSLTTLDVLETITGPVMSAIYTIPSQPERRFVAVAHYEGSAVTAYTLDPASGSLNQIQEFTYKLTAPGTVPDRQDASHPHGTIVDPTGRFVLAPDLGMDQIHVFKISPSSGLLQPQKPLLVKPGSGPRHAVFWTPKPNVASTDDTYLYLVSELGNSLTAFKVQYSHHGLSFVKVHEESTYGGNAAPSGSKASGIQISPENDRIVVSNRGDDTFGKDGDSFAVFTCVNTRGSLDNKFSFVGLYPAYGSFPREFTINNQGGEIAVALQNSHEVSLVQWDEQKKNPGKLLSKVKLDGEIPAAIWGP; encoded by the exons ATGCGGCTTGTTCTTCTGTCTCCAGTTTTGTTCGGTGCCGCCTCCGTGGCTACCAAAATATATGCAGCCTCTTATTCCGGCACCGTGACTACTCTGTCGCCACAGAAGTCGAATGGAAGTTACGAGCTGTCAATTGTCGCTCAGACAAAAGACTGTGGGATCAGTCCATCGTGGTTGACGTTGGATGCTGACCACAACTTGATGCTCTGCCTCAATGAAGCAATCGGGGGTTCAAATGGGAGTCTCACCTCGTTCAGAGTCAACCCCAATGGGTCCCTGACTACGCTGGATGTCCTTGAGACCATTACTGGCCCAGTCATGTCGGCTATCTATACTATTCCTAGCCAGCCTGAACGGCGTTTCGTTGCTGTCGCACACTA CGAAGGCTCCGCTGTCACAGCCTACACACTGGACCCAGCATCCGGTTCTCTAAATCAAATTCAAGAGTTCACCTACAAGCTTACTGCTCCTGGCACAGTACCCGACCGACAAGATGCCTCTCATCCACATGGAACCATCGTTGATCCGACGGGACGTTTCGTTCTGGCTCCTGACTTGGGCATGGATCAAATCCATGTCTTCAAGATTTCTCCTTCAAGTGGCCTTCTGCAACCCCAAAAGCCTTTGCTGGTGAAACCTGGATCAGGGCCACGACACGCTGTGTTTTGGACACCCAAGCCCAATGTTGCCTCAACTGATGACACATACTTGTACCTTGTCTCCGAATTGGGCAATTCATTGACTGCATTCAAGGTTCAATATTCTCACCATGGCCTGAGCTTTGTTAAGGTTCACGAGGAGAGCACTTACGGTGGAAATGCTGCCCCAAGTGGCTCTAAGGCCTCAGGAATTCAGATTTCG CCTGAGAATGATCGTATTGTGGTCTCCAACCGCGGCGATGACACTTTCGGCAAGGACGGTGACTCTTTTGCTGTCTTCACTTGCGTCAACACCCGCGGAAGCCTTGACAATAAGTTCTCATTCGTCGGCTTGTATCCAGCTTACGGTTCGTTCCCCCGTGAATTCACCATTAATAACCAAGGCGGAGAGATCGCGGTGGCGTTGCAAAACAGCCACGAGGTGTCTTTGGTTCAGTGGGAtgaacagaagaagaacccCGGAAAGCTTCTCTCTAAAGTGAAGTTGGATGGGGAGATTCCTGCTGCAATCTGGGGCCCCTGA
- a CDS encoding Fungal transcriptional regulatory protein, N-terminal translates to MVGPLDKRRRMRRCLGCAKRRIKCEGGFPCVLCIRQNTMCIAQQQSGCGVTIFVNKTQQDDFGGRHRISDQRSMAINNEHSLGIHPLTFIGKDKETHLLDCFVSFVEKNMFTISFSSIVPDLLPLISTSPVLYHAVIAVGALNANRHAGGHALPADAHPYVDAMTSYHRSMGILRSCLVNQNVMQEEDILWATFFLGLFELLSDDSGEGWVKHMLYGTSKMLQLAGPSDCMSSAKRTFYDLFRVLEASRALLYNEDTILSQDSWLGLQRSISSNATRWDPMEEIITLMIETSAFSLRAGAIIETIPLAERVTNSSVALIAAEGLDVQGSIYNWHTKMLLQLVQDGPDPYSNLALLYYHALLIFLSGNYDYFPYWENIPAPVLSPTDIAEHLTTILYLSSEVLRHSKIPGVMLFFPMTVAGARVRTADQKSEILSLLNLVFSKGFVVANRLRDGLLERWAKSN, encoded by the exons ATGGTTGGCCCCCTGGATAAGCGAAGGCGGATGAGGCGCTGCCTCGGCTGCGCGAAACGACGCATCAAG TGTGAGGGGGGATTTCCGTGTGTTCTTTGCATTCGACAAAATACGATGTGCATTGCCCAACAGCAATCGGGATGTGGTGTGACTATATTTGTCAACAAAACCCAGCAAGATGATTTTGGTGGCAGGCACCGAATTTCCGATCAAAGGAGCATGGCTATTAATAATGAGCACAGCCTTGGAATTCACCCACTTACCTTTATTGGGAAAGATAAGGAGACACATCTTCTTGACTGTTTTGTATCTTTCGTTGAGAAGAACATGTTCACCATAAGCTTCTCGTCAATAGTTCCGGACCTGCTTCCTCTAATATCAACTTCTCCAGTCCTGTATCATGCAGTGATAGCGGTTGGTGCTTTGAATGCGAACAGGCATGCCGGTGGGCATGCATTACCGGCAGACGCACACCCCTATGTGGATGCCATGACCTCTTACCATAGGTCGATGGGTATCTTGCGATCGTGTCTGGTAAATCAAAATGTGATGCAAGAGGAGGACATTCTCTGGGCTACATTCTTCCTAGGCCTATTTGAG TTACTCTCTGACGATTCAGGCGAAGGATGGGTTAAGCATATGCTCTATGGAACATCAAAAATGCTTCAGCTTGCAGGGCCAAGCGACTGCATGTCATCGGCTAAAAGGACATTCTACGACCTGTTTCGTGTCCTAGAGGCCAGCCGAGCATTACTCTATAATGAAGACACAATACTCTCTCAGGACTCTTGGCTTGGACTACAGAGATCCATTTCGAGCAATGCCACTCGGTGGGATCCCATGGAAGAAATTATAACGCTCATGATTGAGACATCCGCATTCAGCCTTCG AGCCGGTGCTATAATCGAGACAATTCCTTTGGCAGAACGGGTAACGAATTCATCAGTTGCTCTGATTGCAGCTGAAGGACTCGATGTCCAAGGAAGTATCTACAACTGGCACACGAAGATGTTATTGCAACTGGTGCAGGATGGTCCTGATCCATATTCAAACTTGGCTTTGCTGTATTATCATGCACTGCTGATTTTTCTCTCTGGAAACTATGATTATTTTCCATACTGGGAAAATATCCCAGCACCGGTCTTGTCTCCTACTGATATTGCCGAACACCTCACTACGATCCTGTACCTCTCCAGCGAGGTTTTGCGCCACTCTAAGATTCCAGGAGTGATGCTGTTTTTTCCGATGACAGTTGCGGGAGCTCGAGTCCGGACAGCTGATCAAAAATCAGAAATACTGAGTCTGCTCAATCTGGTTTTCAGTAAAGGATTTGTGGTCGCAAACAGACTACGGGATGGTTTGTTGGAACGGTGGGCCAAGAGCAATTAG
- a CDS encoding Trichodiene synthase, protein MTRQAFPFEDYLNSVVRFLDTMEYYDTNYTAEERVSKLHYVYTNTAKHLAHYDRQKQIKMSPNNLQALIQVTVAMVVYGWATVSENVMVDLSIHFTYVLILDNSTDDNPAKSLESFHNTMLAGLPQEHPWWQMVNNHFPLVLRHYGPYCGLTLIRSTADFFQRCLVEQHNFMGFPGSLNYPIVLRRMNPLGQCIGSSIFPKERFDENELFSEITAGIAEMENWMVSVTGLLSFYKEFDEPRDQANLVDNYAWSNKITPEGALENLTTDTIVDSEQLLAAFRDKDPRISQTLSTFCQGQVSQLFAVRKGGRIR, encoded by the exons ATGACGAGACAAGCCTTCCCTTTTGAGGACTATCTCAATTCTGTCGTTAGATTTTTGGATACGATGGAGTATTACGACACAAATTATACAGCCGAAGAGCGTGTTTCCAAGCTTCACTATGTTTATACCAACACAGCCAAGCACTTGGCTCATTATGACAGACAGAAGCAAATCAAAATGAGTCCGAACAATCTGCAAGCCTTGATCCAAGTTACGGTTGCCATGGTGGTTTATGGCTGGGCCACAGTGTCGGAAAATGTCATGGTGGACCTGAGCATTCACTTCACATATGTGCTCATCCTTGACAACAGCACTGACGACAACCCTGCAAAGAGCCTAGAGTCGTTTCACAACACCATGCTCGCCGGTTTACCCCAGGAGCACCCGTGGTGGCAGATGGTTAATAACCACTTCCCCCTAGTTCTTCGACACTATGGTCCCTACTGCGGGCTGACTTTAATTCGATCAACAGCAGACT TCTTCCAACGATGTTTGGTTGAGCAGCACAACTTTATGGGATTCCCTGGATCCTTGAACTACCCAATCGTTCTGCGACGAATGAACCCACTGGGACAATGCATTGGGAGCTCCATCTTCCCTAAAGAAAGATTCGATGAGAACGAATTGTTTTCGGAAATCACGGCTGGTATCGCGGAGATGGAAAACTGGATGGTCTCTGTAACTGGACTGCTCTCTTTCTACAAGGAGTTTGATGAGCCGCGTGACCAGGCGAACTTGGTTGACAACTACGCTTGGTCCAACAAGATTACTCCGGAGGGGGCCCTTGAGAATTTAACTACTGACACGATCGTGGACTCGGAGCAGCTCCTCGCTGCATTTCGTGACAAGGACCCAAGGATTTCGCAAACACTGAGCACATTTTGCCAGGG CCAAGTTTCACAACTATTTGCAGTCCGCAAAGGAGGCAGGATCCGTTGA